The Pseudomonadota bacterium genome segment TTTACTCATGGCCTTTCTCAAGGCGTCGGCATCTTTTAAAGAAAACCCGGAAAGAGCAGAGGCAATTTTCATGATCTGCTCCTGGTATATAATTACTCCGTATGTATCATGGAGGATCTCTTCCAGAACAGGCGTTTCATACTTAACAAGAGCAGGGTTGTTTTTTCTTCTAATAAATTCATCAACCATGCCACTTTTTAAGGGGCCGGGTCTGTATAGTGCAATAAGCGGCATGATATCTTCAAATTTTGATGGCTTCAGTTTTGCGAGAAGGTCCCGCATGCCCCTGCTTTCAAGCTGAAACACACCTGATGTATCACCGGAAGAAAGGAGTTCATATGTTATCTGATCATCCAAAGGAATATTTGCAATATCTATCTCTATGCCCTCGGATTTCAACAATTTAATAACGTTAGCTATCAAAGTAAGGGTTTCAAGGCCGAGAAAGTCAATCTTAATAAGACCGATTTTTTCAATCGTTTTCATGGTAAATTGCGTAACAGTCTCACCTTTTTGACCCTTGTAGAGCGGAAGATGCTCGGTGAGAAGTTTGTTCGATATAACGATGCCTGCCGCATGAGTTGAGGCATGTCTCGCAAGTCCTTCAAGCACTATGGCATTATCGAGAAGCTCTTTTATTTTATCGTCTTTTTCGTATAGCTCTTTAAGCTTGGGCTCGTCTTCAATTGCCCTTTTAATGCCCGTATTTATTACCGGTATGAGCTTTGCAATCTTATCGACTTCCAAATAGGGCATGCCCAGCGCCCTGCCTACATCCCGAACAGCAGCCTTTGATTGCATCGTTCCAAAGGTTATTATCTGAGCCACATTATCCTTGCCGTATTTTTCAGTTACATACCTGATCACGTCTTCTCTTTTATCCTTGCAGAAATCAACATCGATATCGGGCATACTGATTCTCTCAGGGTTTAAGAACCTTTCAAAGATCAGATCATACTTTATGGGATCAATATCTGTAATACCGAGGCAATAGGCCACAAGACTTCCGGCAGCAGAGCCTCTTCCCGGCCCGACAGGAATATTGTTTGACTTTGCATAGTTAATAAAATCCGCAACGATTAAAAAATATCCTGAAAATCCTGTTTTTTTAATAACTCCAAGCTCATATTCCAGTCTTTTTTTGTATTTTTCCGATAGTTCTTCGGGAAATGATTCATACAAAGATTTGATTTTCGGGAGTCTCTGTAAGAGACCGTTTTTACAGAGATCTTCAAGATATTCATTTAGTTCCATGTCCTTTGGCGGTTTGAACTCAGGAAAGTGATATGTGCTGGTGTCGATGGTTACATTGCACATTTCGGCAATTTTCATGGTATTCGATAAGGATTCGGGGTAGTTTGCAAATGCCGATTCCATGTGTTCACAGCTTTTAAAGTAAAATTCTTCACTTTTAAAGCTGAGCCTGTCCTTGTCAAGCATTGTTTTGCCTGTCTGGATGCATAAGAGGAGCTCATGAGCCTTTGCTTCTTCTTTTCTCAGGTAGTGGCAGTCGTTAGTTGCCACATAAGGTATTCCATAATGTGAGGACAGCTCTATCAGCCTGCTGTTTATTATCTCCTGTTCTTTTAAACCGTTATCCTGCAATTCAAAGAAAAGTCTATCCCCGAAGATTGAATAATATTCTTCTATGAGATCTTTCAGATGATTCTCGTCACCCTTAAGGATTGCGTTGGGTATCTCACCTTTAATACAGGCAGTGAGACATATCAGACCTTCATGATAAGACTTTAACAGTTCCTTGTCGATCCTCGGTACATAGTAGAAGCCTTCAAGTTGTGCAGAGCTTACCATTTTGATCAGATTTTTATACCCTGTGTTGTTTTGTGCCAGAAGTACAATATGGTATGCGTTATCCTCGCCTCTGCCTTTTTTATCAAAACGCGATTTCGGGGATATGTATGCCTCGCAGCCGAGGATCGGCTTAATGCCTGCTTGTTTTGCAGCAAAATAAAAATCGGCAACGCCGAACATGCTCCCATGGTCTGTTATGGCACATGCATGCATCTTATATGTATGGGCAAGGTCGAAGAGCCGGTCAAACCTTATTGCACCGTCCAGCAGGCTGTATTGTGTATGTAAATGGAGATGCACAAAATCTTTCATTAATCCTGTCCAGCTAAATATTCTAAGGTTTTAGTTGTTTTCATCCGTTCT includes the following:
- a CDS encoding DNA polymerase III subunit alpha, encoding MKDFVHLHLHTQYSLLDGAIRFDRLFDLAHTYKMHACAITDHGSMFGVADFYFAAKQAGIKPILGCEAYISPKSRFDKKGRGEDNAYHIVLLAQNNTGYKNLIKMVSSAQLEGFYYVPRIDKELLKSYHEGLICLTACIKGEIPNAILKGDENHLKDLIEEYYSIFGDRLFFELQDNGLKEQEIINSRLIELSSHYGIPYVATNDCHYLRKEEAKAHELLLCIQTGKTMLDKDRLSFKSEEFYFKSCEHMESAFANYPESLSNTMKIAEMCNVTIDTSTYHFPEFKPPKDMELNEYLEDLCKNGLLQRLPKIKSLYESFPEELSEKYKKRLEYELGVIKKTGFSGYFLIVADFINYAKSNNIPVGPGRGSAAGSLVAYCLGITDIDPIKYDLIFERFLNPERISMPDIDVDFCKDKREDVIRYVTEKYGKDNVAQIITFGTMQSKAAVRDVGRALGMPYLEVDKIAKLIPVINTGIKRAIEDEPKLKELYEKDDKIKELLDNAIVLEGLARHASTHAAGIVISNKLLTEHLPLYKGQKGETVTQFTMKTIEKIGLIKIDFLGLETLTLIANVIKLLKSEGIEIDIANIPLDDQITYELLSSGDTSGVFQLESRGMRDLLAKLKPSKFEDIMPLIALYRPGPLKSGMVDEFIRRKNNPALVKYETPVLEEILHDTYGVIIYQEQIMKIASALSGFSLKDADALRKAMSKKIPEELEKYKESFIQGAEANKVASKIASKIYDVILRFGEYGFNKSHSTAYGLIAYQTAYLKAHYYIQYITCMLTGEVNDTDKLIKYITECREAGVELLPPDINESKKPFTIVNGKIRFGLSGIKNVGDAAIDHILSERDNIGKFDSFTQFLSIVDSRKSNKKVLESLAKAGCFDSLGLKKSQILYLLKEKLDRFQKKEEKNSYQQMDMFGNDFGMNNVIDIPDMDELSQDEILRAEKEAFGFYFSQHPLKSYDHIINTITQYNTQNIKELDITEDVDIVGVVNGYREVVTKRGDKMAYVTLEDTSGIVETIIFPDLLSKHSTLLKEDKPLMISGTVEKSEDGKAKIRAKNIILLEDITRDMGKAVKIKIDCALFPKDGLKLLKDILYGLKGKSKVSIELQQNGENRLLNIQDLSVDHNKMDILYKHFTDGITFEVENEILS